A portion of the Zymoseptoria tritici IPO323 chromosome 8, whole genome shotgun sequence genome contains these proteins:
- the FLO gene encoding uncharacterized protein (Serine and threonine rich protein. Predicted highly O-glysolylated. Probable required for hyphae formation, growth, and Invasion. Probable involved in pathogenesis.) — protein sequence MKYAGIPLFAVGALALNIKRQEACGTTLDVCDDGQAPACCPGFTCTPVESLGISQCVAAAPDVSSTTTTESSTATDSATTTAADSSSTDSATTTAADSSSTDSATTTATDSSSTDSATTTATDSSTTTDTAVIDPNTTNTDSTTVSDSTTFEETVISSTTTLVEIDPTNTDLPIYNTGAPVYNTGASAHNTGAPAYNTGAPVYNTGAPVYNTGSAVFPSDHPTSYPAKDTTYLTSYSTYCPYETTVIYGGKPHATTVTGYSTVTVTVYPTKSVGTDVLTYYPAETTVIVDNKPVPTTYVTYSTIVVKPTQAAIVKTACPYVPAPSADSGVNKPGQYANNGANNGANNGANNGANNGANNGASNGASNGASNGASNGANNGPSKGASNGAGNGADKPADYNNGAKGDNGADSGANKPAEYKPVPVQQISDGQIQNPAGAASPASPAAYPAPAKNGTASSGSNNGGSNNGGSKSPVAPQAYTGAASSVQVGFGAIIMGAIALAAL from the exons ATGAAGTACGCTGGGATTCCCCTCTTCGCCGTCGGCGCACTCGCCCTCAACATCAAGCGCCAGGAGGCTTGTGGCACGACCCTTGATGTCTGCGATGATGGCCAGGCTCCGGCCTGCTGTCCGGGATTCACTTGCACGCCCGTCGAGTCCCTCGGAATCAGCCAGTGTGTAGCCGCTGCCCCCGACGtctcatccaccaccacgactGAGTCCTCCACCGCGACTGATTcggccaccaccaccgctgcCGATTCCAGCTCCACGGATTcggccaccaccaccgctgcCGATTCCAGCTCCACGGATtctgccaccaccaccgcgacTGATTCCAGCTCCACCGATTCGGCTACCACGACCGCGACTGACTCGTCCACAACCACCGACACTGCCGTCATTGAccccaacaccaccaacacGGACTCGACGACCGTCAGCGACAGCACCACCTTTGAGGAGACCGTCATTTCATCCACGACCACTCTTGTCGAGATCGACCCAACCAACACCGACCTCCCAATCTACAACACCGGCGCCCCAGTCTACAATACCGGCGCCTCAGCCCACAACACCGGCGCCCCAGCCTACAACACCGGCGCCCCAGTCTACAACACCGGCGCCCCAGTCTACAATACCGGCTCCGCAGTGTTCCCCAGCGACCACCCTACTTCCTACCCGGCCAAGGATACCACCTACCTCACAAGCTACAGCACGTACTGCCCATACGAGACTACAGTGATCTACGGAGGCAAGCCCCACGCCACTACGGTGACCGGATACAGCACCGTCACTGTCACTGTCTACCCGACCAAGTCCGTCGGCACTGATGTGCTTACATACTACCCGGCTGAGACGACTGTCATCGTCGACAACAAGCCTGTCCCCACAACATATGTGACGTACTCGACGATCGTCGTCAAGCCGACCCAGGCTGCGATTGTCAAGACCGCCTGCCCCTACGTCCCAGCTCCATCTGCAGACTCTGGTGTCAACAAGCCAGGCCAATATGCCAACAACGGAGCCAACAATGGAGCCAACAATGGAGCCAACAATGGAGCCAACAACGGAGCCAACAACGGAGCCAGCAATGGAGCAAGCAATGGAGCCAGCAATGGAGCCAGCAACGGAGCCAACAACGGACCCAGCAAGGGAGCCAGCAATGGAGCCGGCAACGGTGCTGACAAGCCCGCTGATTACAACAACGGTGCCAAGGGCGACAATGGTGCTGACAGCGGCGCCAACAAGCCAGCTGAGTACAAGCCAGTGCCAGTGCAACAGATCAG TGACGGTCAGATCCAAAACCCAGCCGGTGCAGCCAGCCCAGCCAGCCCAGCAGCTTACCCCGCGCCGGCCAAGAACGGCACTGCCAGCAGTGGCTCCAACAACGGAGGCTCCAACAACGGAGGCTCCAAGTCCCCTGTTGCTCCTCAGGCTTACACCGGCGCTGCGAGCTCCGTCCAGGTCGGCTTCGGTGCCATCATCATGGGCGCCATTGCTCTCGCTGCCTTGTAG
- the Mg94486 gene encoding alpha-1, 2-mannosyltransferase glycoside hydrolase family 15 (alpha-1, 2-mannosyltransferase belongs to Glycosyl transferase, family 15) — protein sequence MAIPKPVRFLALVTMALFVVLLYHIMQNPQVTRAPLGSEKVNSMVRDPNLDPTLEPPEPLHRVKGNNYAADNKNSDRINATLLTLVRNSEMEQIVGSMKELEATWNHKFNYPWTFFNDVPFTEEFKRVTQEATNAECRYEVIPAEHWDIPSWVNLDLMAESSKILEEHNIQYASMNSYHQMCRWNSGLFYKHPALKDMQYYWRVEPHVNFFCDVDYDVFRFMRDHNKTYGFTINLYDNPHTIPTLWPETLKYMSSNPEYIAENNAMGWLTDVDHRPEWNRLANGYSTCHFWSNFEIADLNFWRSPAYEAYFEHLDRAGGFFYERWGDAPVHSIGVGLLEDRNKIHWFKDIGYRHIPFFNCPNSPKCRCEAGKFFDGADFLKKEDCRPNWFAHVGNEWEKK from the exons ATGGCGATTCCCAAACCAGTCCGCTTCCTGGCGCTGGTGACCATGGCACTCTTCGTGGTGCTTCTCTATCACATCATGCAAAATCCTCAAGTCACAAGAGCACCTCTCGGGAGTGAAAAGGTCAATTCGATGGTCCGAGATCCAAACCTAGATC CAACACTGGAGCCTCCCGAACCGCTACATCGAGTCAAAGGCAACAACTATGCTGCGGATAACAAGAACTCGGATCGCATAAACGCCACACTGCTCACTCTCGTACGAAACTCCGAAATGGAACAGATAGTCGGCAGCATGAAAGAGTTGGAGGCCACTTGGAATCACAAGTTCAACTACCCTTGGACTTTCTTCAACGATGTGCCTTTCACGGAGGAGTTCAAAAGAGTGACGCAGGAGGCCACCAATGCGGAGTGCCGATACGAGGTGATTCCAGCTGAGCATTGGGATATCCCATCATGGGTGAATCTGGACTTGATGGCAGAAAGCAGTAAGATCTTGGAGGAGCACAACATCCAGTATGCCTCGATGAACAGCTATCACCAGATGTGTCGATGGAACAGTGGCCTCTTCTACAAGCACCCAGCGTTGAAGGACATGCAATACTACTGGAGAGTTGAGCCTCACGTCAACTTCTTCTGCGATGTGGACTATGATGTTTTCCGATTCATGCGGGACCACAACAAGACGTACGGCTTTACGATCAACCTCTACGACAACCCTCATACCATCCCGACACTCTGGCCGGAAACGCTCAAATACATGTCGTCCAACCCAGAGTACATTGCTGAGAACAATGCCATGGGATGGCTGACAGATGTGGATCACCGACCTGAATGGAATCGTCTGGCGAACGGTTACAGCACGTGCCATTTCTGGTCCAACTTCGAAATCGCCGACTTGAACTTCTGGCGATCACCCGCTTACGAGGCCTACTTTGAGCACCTGGATCGGGCTGGAGGCTTCTTCTACGAGCGATGGGGCGATGCACCCGTTCATTCTATTGGCGTGGGATTGCTCGAGGACCGGAATAAGATCCACTGGTTCAAGGATATTGGATACCGCCACATTCCCTTCTTCAACTGTCCAAACTCGCCCAAGTGTAGGTGTGAGGCGGGCAAGTTTTTTGACGGAGCGGATTTtctgaagaaggaggattgTCGACCGAATTGGTTTGCGCATGTTGGGAACGAATGGGAGAAGAAGTAA